The genomic region AACCAGAAGATATTCTTCTGCGCATCCTTTTGATTCTTACAGGTTAGATTTTTCTGCATCACGTTTTGATCGAGCCCGTTCATAGCGATCGTAATGAAAATACCAGCCAGAAAGGTCTTATAGAAATTCCTGTCTGAGCGCCAGTCCCAATCGAAAATCGTAGACATCTTACTTTCAGAAACCGTAGTGATCAATTCAGAAAAACCAAGGTTCATCTGGTCTGAGATCATCACGATACTTATAACCACAGCGAGCAGTAAAAAGGTGGTTTGTAAAGTATCTGTCCATACGATCGTTTTAATTCCACCACGGAAAGTATACAGCCATATTAGAAGAATAGTGACCAGAACGGTGACGAAAAACGGAATTCCAAAAGCGTCGAAAAAGGCGATCTGAAGAACTACGGCAGCCAGGAATAACCTGAAAGATGCGCCGATAGTTTGTGAAATGAGGAAGAAAACGGAACCGGTATAATAGGACCTTTGTCCAAATCTATCTCTTAAATATTCGTAGATAGAGACCAATCTTAGCTTGTAAAAAAGTGGAATGAGAATAAAGGCTATGACTGCATAGCCCACCATATTCCCCATCACGAACTGTAAATAGGTCCAGTTTGAATTCCCAACCTCGCCGGGAACAGAAATAAAAGTTACCCCTGAAAGGGATGCCCCCACCATTCCGTACGCGACCAGGAACCATGGCGATTGCCTGTTTGCAGTAAAAAAGGTATCGTTATCTGCTTTTCTGGAGGTGAAATGACTTATCCCCAGCAACACGATGAAATAAACGGCAATAACGCCGAAGACAAGTAATGGGGTCATCTACTTAATTTTTTAATACTATTTCTTTAAAATCGCTTTGATTACCTAAACGGTCCACTGCGGTTATTCCAATCTTTTCCATAGATC from Gramella sp. MT6 harbors:
- a CDS encoding sodium:solute symporter, with product MTPLLVFGVIAVYFIVLLGISHFTSRKADNDTFFTANRQSPWFLVAYGMVGASLSGVTFISVPGEVGNSNWTYLQFVMGNMVGYAVIAFILIPLFYKLRLVSIYEYLRDRFGQRSYYTGSVFFLISQTIGASFRLFLAAVVLQIAFFDAFGIPFFVTVLVTILLIWLYTFRGGIKTIVWTDTLQTTFLLLAVVISIVMISDQMNLGFSELITTVSESKMSTIFDWDWRSDRNFYKTFLAGIFITIAMNGLDQNVMQKNLTCKNQKDAQKNIFWFSITFFVSTTLFLALGVLLYKFAIDQQIPIPERSDDLYPLLALNHFGILAGIVFLLGIIAAAFSSADSALTALTTSFCVDILDLSNKKTHQKRTRLWVHIGFTFLMFLVIIIFNSLNDSSVVSAVFKVAGFTYGPLLGLFAFGLMTKRPVKDKLVPLVCVLAPIISVILDFNSEQWFNGYQFGFEILLVNAAITFLGLWLLYNKKPVYI